One part of the Thermithiobacillus tepidarius DSM 3134 genome encodes these proteins:
- a CDS encoding globin domain-containing protein gives MSLNPALIRESFAVVAPHGVAVTDYFYNYMFSHYPEVRAMFPAQMDAQKERLLNSIVQIVTHIDQLDALVPYLQELGAGHNKYHTQPEHYPIVGASLLATLAHFAGPAWTPAVAEAWSAAYNVAAQVMIEAAEQAAA, from the coding sequence ATGAGCCTCAATCCCGCCCTGATCAGGGAAAGTTTTGCCGTGGTGGCGCCGCATGGCGTTGCCGTCACCGATTACTTCTACAACTACATGTTCAGCCACTACCCCGAGGTGCGCGCCATGTTCCCGGCGCAGATGGACGCGCAGAAGGAGCGCCTGCTCAACTCCATCGTGCAGATCGTGACCCACATCGACCAGCTCGACGCCCTGGTGCCGTATCTGCAGGAGCTGGGGGCGGGCCACAACAAGTACCACACCCAGCCCGAACACTATCCCATCGTCGGCGCCAGCCTGCTGGCGACCCTGGCGCATTTCGCCGGCCCCGCCTGGACCCCGGCAGTGGCCGAAGCCTGGAGCGCAGCCTACAACGTGGCAGCCCAGGTCATGATCGAGGCGGCAGAGCAGGCGGCCGCCTGA
- a CDS encoding phosphoketolase family protein, whose translation MSTTANEAAASIPAFCEGIQYFAESWPGFAAHAAEPVIGAGQRAVADPADPRAAYQTLLMADALRYVTLQVCGAKGSGHPGGFASSAEAYAALVMLGHTNIVTEVGHHAPGFYSAMFLDLSLEEMGIRTMSDMMARFREKHGLLGHLSGAIPGLLAPAGPLGQGQHFAMAGALLHPGTLFPVTIGDGGMGEPYVLNSMMHFHTAYPEVTNFLPVLIWNGYSQEHHAMASCMSNEDMIAYWAGHGFDEVVLVDAKSFDDTGQDSAYVDSTRFSLNQRLAFTQTVLAGMHWAAQSALSGKLTAFIIKQLKGAGVHTLGAKSHNLYPADTLDQPHIIEGLQRRALSPQAWAVVRENFVRAGGGPAVRTAVTERVLDIAPLGEFPMHEYAKGEKAVPSTAMGALVAWVGQQDPRFVVTNADGNEASGMKNINDALKIRHPTADPLYNQAPTGQVYEPLNEDACAGLAAGLALFGSRALWLSYESFAINGWPVVQTVTQAMAELRRKTPSIVCMFTAGALEQGRNGWTHQRPEIENYFAAQMRNGNVYLLFPPDANTIQAAYEYATRSCNKGMVIIASKSLLPVHLSMEEARAAVEKGAAILYESAAGAKGTVVFAVTGDMILLPVFEAKDKLEAAGYKVRIVAVVNPRRLYRPTDVAWATVTEPDNAFMDDEHFNALFDGDVLLAVSGGPSGPLEPVLLRARAPRRDTFAWQRGETTASPAELMAFNGLTAEALAQRVMMLAG comes from the coding sequence ATGAGCACCACCGCCAACGAGGCTGCAGCCTCCATTCCCGCCTTCTGCGAGGGCATCCAGTACTTTGCCGAGTCCTGGCCGGGCTTCGCGGCGCACGCCGCCGAGCCGGTCATCGGCGCGGGACAGCGTGCCGTCGCCGATCCCGCCGACCCGCGGGCGGCCTACCAGACCCTGCTGATGGCCGACGCACTGCGCTATGTCACGCTGCAGGTCTGCGGGGCCAAGGGCTCCGGCCACCCCGGCGGCTTCGCCTCCAGCGCCGAAGCCTACGCCGCCCTGGTGATGCTCGGCCACACCAACATCGTCACCGAGGTCGGCCATCATGCCCCCGGCTTCTACAGCGCCATGTTCCTCGATCTCTCATTGGAGGAGATGGGCATCCGCACCATGAGCGACATGATGGCGCGCTTCCGCGAGAAGCACGGCCTGCTGGGCCACCTGTCCGGCGCCATCCCGGGCCTGCTCGCCCCCGCCGGCCCGCTTGGGCAGGGCCAGCACTTCGCCATGGCCGGGGCGCTGCTGCATCCCGGCACCCTGTTTCCGGTGACCATCGGCGACGGCGGCATGGGCGAGCCCTACGTGCTGAACAGCATGATGCATTTTCACACCGCCTATCCCGAGGTCACCAACTTCCTGCCGGTGCTGATCTGGAACGGCTACTCGCAGGAGCACCATGCCATGGCGTCCTGCATGAGCAACGAGGACATGATCGCCTACTGGGCCGGCCACGGCTTCGACGAGGTGGTGCTGGTGGACGCCAAGAGCTTCGACGATACGGGCCAGGACAGCGCCTACGTCGACAGCACGCGCTTTTCCCTGAATCAGCGCCTCGCCTTCACGCAAACGGTGCTGGCCGGCATGCACTGGGCGGCGCAGTCGGCCCTGTCGGGCAAGCTCACCGCTTTCATCATCAAGCAGCTGAAGGGCGCCGGCGTGCACACGCTGGGCGCCAAGTCCCACAACCTCTACCCGGCCGACACCCTCGACCAGCCGCACATCATCGAGGGCCTCCAGCGCCGGGCGCTCAGCCCGCAGGCCTGGGCCGTGGTGCGCGAGAACTTCGTGCGCGCCGGCGGCGGGCCGGCCGTGAGGACCGCCGTCACCGAGCGGGTGCTGGACATCGCGCCACTGGGCGAATTCCCGATGCATGAATACGCCAAGGGCGAGAAGGCCGTGCCCTCCACCGCCATGGGCGCGCTGGTCGCCTGGGTGGGCCAACAGGACCCGCGCTTCGTGGTGACCAATGCCGACGGCAACGAAGCCTCGGGCATGAAGAACATCAACGACGCGCTGAAGATCCGCCATCCCACGGCGGACCCGCTCTACAATCAGGCGCCTACCGGCCAGGTCTACGAGCCGCTCAACGAGGACGCCTGCGCGGGCCTCGCCGCGGGCCTGGCGCTCTTCGGTTCGCGCGCCCTGTGGCTGTCCTACGAGTCCTTCGCCATCAACGGCTGGCCCGTCGTGCAGACCGTGACCCAGGCCATGGCCGAACTGCGCCGCAAGACGCCGTCCATCGTCTGCATGTTCACCGCCGGGGCACTCGAGCAGGGCCGCAACGGCTGGACCCATCAGCGTCCGGAGATCGAGAACTATTTCGCCGCGCAGATGCGCAACGGCAACGTCTACCTGCTCTTCCCCCCAGATGCCAATACCATCCAGGCGGCTTACGAATACGCCACCCGGAGCTGCAACAAGGGCATGGTGATCATCGCTTCCAAAAGCCTCTTGCCGGTCCACCTGAGCATGGAGGAGGCCCGCGCGGCGGTGGAAAAGGGCGCGGCGATCCTCTACGAGAGTGCCGCGGGCGCCAAGGGCACGGTGGTCTTCGCCGTCACCGGCGACATGATCCTGCTGCCGGTCTTCGAGGCCAAGGACAAGCTGGAGGCCGCGGGCTACAAGGTGCGCATCGTCGCCGTGGTCAACCCGCGCCGCCTGTACCGGCCCACGGACGTGGCTTGGGCGACGGTGACCGAGCCGGACAACGCCTTCATGGACGACGAGCACTTCAACGCCCTCTTCGACGGCGACGTGCTGCTGGCGGTGAGCGGCGGCCCCAGCGGTCCCTTGGAGCCGGTGCTGCTGCGCGCCCGCGCGCCCCGGCGCGACACCTTCGCCTGGCAGCGCGGCGAGACCACGGCCAGTCCCGCCGAGCTCATGGCCTTCAACGGCCTGACCGCCGAGGCCCTGGCGCAGCGCGTGATGATGCTGGCAGGCTGA
- a CDS encoding IclR family transcriptional regulator: MKNTESASIQVIDRMAKLLEAIAAAEPASLKILSAETGLHPSTAHRILASLVDNGLVERNPAGHYCLGNRLLGWAGRVQARVDVRREALPVMEALRTALGETVNLTVRDGDEVVYVERVSSPQAVRVEQVIGGRAPLHVTAVGKLFLGFDGQAAALDYARRTGLPAFTKHTLTDPGLLWEAARRAWECAYALDDEEADLGVGCIGVPVRDANGRMVAGLSVSAPIERRRDEWVAQVMAAGERLSARLGYRGGQPGRTRA; encoded by the coding sequence ATGAAAAACACCGAATCCGCTTCCATTCAAGTCATCGATCGCATGGCCAAGCTGCTGGAAGCCATCGCCGCCGCCGAGCCCGCCAGCCTGAAGATCCTGTCCGCCGAGACCGGACTGCATCCCTCCACCGCCCATCGCATCCTCGCCAGCCTCGTCGACAACGGCCTGGTGGAGCGCAATCCCGCCGGCCACTACTGCCTGGGCAACCGCCTGCTGGGCTGGGCCGGTCGGGTGCAGGCGCGGGTGGACGTGCGGCGCGAGGCGCTGCCCGTCATGGAGGCACTGCGCACGGCCCTTGGCGAGACCGTCAACCTCACCGTGCGCGACGGTGACGAGGTGGTTTACGTGGAGCGGGTTTCCAGTCCGCAGGCAGTGCGGGTCGAGCAGGTCATCGGCGGCCGCGCGCCGCTGCACGTGACGGCGGTCGGCAAGCTCTTCCTGGGCTTCGACGGCCAAGCCGCCGCCCTGGACTATGCCCGCCGCACCGGCCTGCCGGCCTTCACCAAACACACCCTCACCGATCCGGGTCTCCTCTGGGAGGCGGCGCGCCGCGCCTGGGAATGCGCCTACGCGCTGGACGACGAAGAAGCGGATCTTGGCGTGGGCTGCATCGGTGTGCCGGTGCGGGATGCCAACGGCCGGATGGTGGCGGGGCTGTCGGTGTCGGCGCCCATCGAGCGGCGGCGGGACGAGTGGGTGGCGCAGGTCATGGCGGCAGGCGAGCGGTTGTCCGCCCGCCTGGGCTACCGCGGCGGGCAGCCAGGCCGGACGCGCGCCTGA
- a CDS encoding AI-2E family transporter, translating to MDSAYRRLVNLGLTLFIVLLAGLVLWHFLLPLAWAAVIALASWPLFERIRAGLRGRNTLAAAVTTLLVSVVLIGPLGWLMLLLGQELHRLADFLAATNAQGLPAPVWLARLPWFGTEAQRLWSEVLSQPQGLSHYLQSALAGRVAFLSNWLRDLSLQIGHRLLIFAFMLLSLFFFYRDGPQLIRQSNAVGARWLGPRWALYAGTIPGAVRATVNGLVLVGLAEGFLLGIAYLLAGVASPVLWGFVTAILAVIPFGAPLAFTGVALVLLVQGSALTALLVFGWGMLVVFVADHFVRPLVIGGATRLPFLLVLFGILGGVESMGLVGLFLGPVLMVLLATLWREAAAGST from the coding sequence ATGGATAGCGCCTATCGCCGCTTGGTCAACCTGGGTTTGACGCTGTTCATCGTGCTCCTGGCCGGGCTCGTCTTGTGGCATTTCCTGCTGCCGCTGGCCTGGGCGGCAGTGATCGCGCTGGCCTCGTGGCCGCTCTTCGAGCGCATCCGGGCTGGCCTGCGCGGGCGCAACACGCTGGCCGCCGCCGTGACGACCCTGCTGGTATCCGTCGTTCTCATCGGGCCCTTGGGCTGGCTCATGCTGCTGCTCGGCCAAGAGCTGCATCGCCTGGCTGATTTCCTGGCCGCCACCAACGCCCAGGGACTGCCGGCGCCGGTTTGGCTGGCGCGCCTGCCGTGGTTCGGGACGGAAGCCCAAAGACTCTGGAGCGAAGTACTGAGCCAGCCCCAGGGCCTGAGCCATTACCTGCAAAGCGCGCTGGCCGGCCGGGTGGCCTTCCTGAGCAACTGGCTGCGCGACCTGAGCCTGCAGATCGGCCACCGCTTGCTCATCTTCGCCTTCATGCTCCTGTCCCTGTTCTTTTTCTACCGCGATGGCCCGCAGCTCATCCGCCAGAGCAACGCCGTGGGCGCCCGCTGGCTCGGGCCGCGCTGGGCGCTGTACGCCGGCACCATTCCCGGGGCCGTGCGCGCCACTGTCAACGGCCTGGTGCTGGTCGGCTTGGCGGAGGGGTTCCTGCTGGGCATCGCCTATTTATTGGCCGGTGTGGCTTCGCCGGTGCTCTGGGGTTTCGTCACCGCCATCCTGGCGGTGATTCCCTTCGGGGCACCGCTGGCGTTCACAGGCGTCGCCCTCGTCCTCCTGGTGCAGGGCAGTGCCCTGACGGCCTTGCTGGTCTTCGGCTGGGGGATGCTGGTGGTCTTCGTCGCCGATCACTTCGTGCGCCCCCTCGTCATCGGCGGGGCGACCCGGTTGCCCTTCCTGCTGGTGCTTTTCGGCATTCTGGGCGGCGTGGAGAGCATGGGCCTGGTGGGGCTTTTTCTCGGCCCGGTGCTGATGGTGCTGCTGGCCACCCTGTGGCGCGAGGCGGCCGCCGGGAGCACCTGA